The sequence TTTTGGGGTTTTGTTAACATCAAAACTCGAATGTGAGACAAACAGTGTATATATAACATTTTAATATTGGCGTATACTAAGAATTGGATGTAACACTCAACCCACCCAAATTTTAGCTGTAGTTAGCTagcttatttgttttttttttttttNNNNNNNNNNAAGATTGTTCAGTACCCTTCTCATGATCCTATATATCCTTCATAGTTCATACTGAAAGGGAGGCCAATTTCTTGTAACCACAATGTTTTCTCGAAATCTCTCTTGCTCGTCATTTTCAATAACTGTAATGTTGTAGCTGCAGACTGCGGAATCCATAAAAACTTTATTAGTTCGCTAAATTACTGAACTGCGAGATCAATACAGAGAGCATAGCTTCTTTTTCTATTCTAGAAGCTATCcaattacacaaaatgaaGCTGAAACCAAACTGTTATAAACAATAGACCCTGACTTCTCATGAAGGAAACGAAGATTTCTTGTCAGGACAGGAACCAGCAAACGtgttatattatttattagaaattataaaataaaataaaaaaatttacgaCAAATTTTAAGTTGGCCTAAAGaaattttcaatataaaaacaCACACTAACCTGCAAAATTCCTTGAagatatattaaaaatagtagcATGCCagttaaagaaataaaaatcgCGAAGAGATTCTCCCATGCATGGTTGCTGGTCTGAAGATTTTGACCAAAAGAACTGCAAAAGTTAGCAGAGCAAGCAAATATCAGATCATACATTCATACAACATTAATCATGACAATCGTATCGTCATTGACTAAGCAATTCCACAATCACCAGCCGttaaatcaaaattcaattgtCGACCATACATGATATATggataaaaaagaagacatgCTTAAACCAAATGACATAAAAAGGCAACAACAATCGACAAGACAAAACGACAGTTGCAAATCATCTTGACTtgctttgttttctgtttgtaATTGTTGTAACATATGTAGTTCAATTTACAAAATCCAATTAACATATATGCAAACCTTAGATTCCGCAAGCCCCACCAGAAATAGTGCAGCAATTTTGGTCGAAAATCAGTTGTCCCCACCATACCAGATTGAAGAGAATCAAGAAATATACCAAAGTTGAAGACAGTTGCATTTGATGGATTTATAGGACACAATTCACTTAAAAGTATGATATTTCTCAATGTACGATCATCATCACAGTCAAAACTATTAACTTCACACCCATTTTTACTTTGACACGCGTATTGCCAGCAAGCTGTCTCTCTTTGTATAGAGAAAAAGTACCAAAGAGCTCCAAATacctaaaacaaaaacaaattaacaatatTACTTgctgaacaagaagaagaaaaaaagcaacCGCGAGACACTTGTTACATTTTGGTTTTGCTAATTAGTAAGATAATAAGTATTGAAACTTACATGACTTACGACGATGATCGCAAAGGATTGGTAAATACTTTTAACCCATTTTCCTCTTGGAAATAAGTAAAGTTCTTGGGTTGCAAAGTAAATGCAAAGAACTCGTGGTaggaattgaaataaaataagaaagttTAGAATCAAAGATGTCGGGCCCTtcatttttgtcaaaaaaatgaaaattactaCCTGCACACATTCCAGAAGCTGAGGCCAAGGACTAAATCCAATCATCATATgacaaaatttaaataaacagAACTAATTGGCAATGGAGGAGTGACCAAACTCTTCACAAAGTTGTACAAAATTTCTACATGTGTGACAATTCATCCTCACACGAAATTTTATAGTGAAATTTATATCCTAACAACAAGTTATCCTCTTTGGACGTtaaagaaagagatgagattagaaaaacaaacttGTCGTACCTGGGGAATTGGCAGAATCGCTAAAATGTCAATTATCAAGAAACAAATTAGGATGCATGAGCGGGAAATCTTCCTCGTTAATGGGAAAACCcacttaattttcttctccCATACGGTTTGACcataaaaatattggaaaataATATGCACCATGTAGAATACATCTGTGAGTGATCGCAGAATAAGAACAACTTTCTTTAACTTTTTGTCCAATCCGAGACACTTGTTATCTTCGTTAACAATGGGGATGTATAAGAACAAGGGATCCACTAAGACTGAAAGCACACATGAACAAATAAACACAGGATACCACACTACTGGGATCGTTTTCCAACTTGGATAAAGAATAGACGCCCATTTCGTTGTTGGTATATCTCCTCCATATGTCACTGTAGATTTTTCCTTCACAGTTTCATCTGGAATgctgaagaaaataaaacgaaaacaaaataaatttgcaCCTATTAGCTATTAGCTAGAAAGAAGAAACATCAACGAAGGAGCCACTGAACCTACAGAAAATAGTCGTTGAGTTAGAGGAACTAACTTAATCTTCTGTTCGCAGATCTCCATGACTGCACATATAGGAACAACTCAGAGTTAGTGAGtgaatgataatttttttaaaaatctgatAGTGAAGGAGAAAATGACTCATTTGAGGGGAAGAGAAGAGACAGAAAGGAGTTAGTTCAAGTATGTTTGGAGCTTTACATCAGACCAGAGTGATACCTCTTTGACTCAAATTGGTAGATCTGGATAAAGAGAAGGATAGCAGGAACTCTGCAAATGAACATGCAGCAGGTCCttgttttaaaacaaaacttgGGAAGCTAAATCAGTATTGAATATGGATTATAGTTGACTTCAAATTAAGACAGTAAGTCCACATCTTACAGATGTCAAGCTAGTTTCATATAAATTAAGATTTCAGTAAGACAAGCTTTCTTCGAGTTTTGGTATAAATCAGTTTATTAATCACTCAACTTAGCAACTTTCCCAAAGTTGCTACTGACTAAGACCTAGAGAGTGAAAGGAATCTCGGGTAGGTAgtaataaaacattaaaaaaataaaaaaaaaataaaaataaaaagaaaaagaggaaaacagaTAGGCATCTGGAACATTTATAATTTTCGCAGGTTGCTAATTGAGTTAGACCTTAAAACCGACAAGTcggaaaggaagaaaaaggaattgtAAACCTCACAAAGGAATTGTATAAATCAGTTTATTAATCACTCAACTTAGCAACTTTCCCAAAGTTGCTATTGACTAAGACCTAGAGAGTGAAAGGAATCTCGGGTAGGTAgtaataaaacattaaaaaaaaagaaaaaaaagaaaaaagaaaaagaaaaagaggaaaacagaTAGGCATCTGGAACATTTATAATTTTCGCAGGTTGCTAATTGAGTAAGACCTTA comes from Prunus dulcis chromosome 6, ALMONDv2, whole genome shotgun sequence and encodes:
- the LOC117630551 gene encoding cyclic nucleotide-gated ion channel 1-like, whose amino-acid sequence is MEICEQKINIPDETVKEKSTVTYGGDIPTTKWASILYPSWKTIPVVWYPVFICSCVLSVLVDPLFLYIPIVNEDNKCLGLDKKLKKVVLILRSLTDVFYMVHIIFQYFYGQTVWEKKIKWVFPLTRKISRSCILICFLIIDILAILPIPQVVIFIFLTKMKGPTSLILNFLILFQFLPRVLCIYFATQELYLFPRGKWVKSIYQSFAIIVVSHVFGALWYFFSIQRETACWQYACQSKNGCEVNSFDCDDDRTLRNIILLSELCPINPSNATVFNFGIFLDSLQSGMVGTTDFRPKLLHYFWWGLRNLSSFGQNLQTSNHAWENLFAIFISLTGMLLFLIYLQGILQAWSRPLAIGFEFSLPSFSVFYGLGLILKLCTALQSPLKLLNKGLCQNSEWQGLKAEEHTARETIFNLGG